Below is a genomic region from Rouxiella chamberiensis.
TCGGGGATAGCCACCAGCGTTTCTTCATCCACGACTTTATAGTGCGTCAGCCAGCCGTCGGCCTGCGTGCCGTAAGCTCCTCTGCCCGCCGCGGTTGTCAGGGGGCCTGCTGCCCAATAGGGAAAAAGCTGCCCGCAACGCGATCGCCGAGATTGAACAGGCTGACAGCCTCGCCCTTTTCCACCACTTCGCCGACCCCGTCTGACAGGGGAATCAGCCCCGGTCTGGGAGAAAGGGTGCCGGTTCCGTGCAAAATCGCCAGATCCCGATAGTTAAGGCTACAGGCGCGAACCTTGATCAGCACCTGATTACGGCCCACTCTCGGCGGCGACTCTTCCCTCAGGGTCAAACCGTCCAATGAACCAAAACGTTCCAGTCGATAGCTAAACATCACGATGTCCTTTCAATGCGTTTAAGTGCGAGCCTTACCTTACTGCCGTGCATCTGGACGTTGAATGACCAAAAGTGTATTTTTACCAACCGTTCGTCCAAATAGTGAGATAACCATGGACCCTCTCGATGACGTCTTTGCCGCGATGCGGTTGCAGAGCGCGCTCTATTCCCGTTTGATTCCGCGTGCGCCGTGGGGCGTCAGCTTTGTTAAAAGCCAGTCGATTCGCTTCGGATTTATGGTGGCAGGCAGTGGCTGGCTGGTGGTGGAAGGCGTTCAGGAGCCGGTTTTTCTGCAACAGGGCGAAGGGTTTATCGTCAAGCCGCAGATCCTGTTTTCATTACGGGATGCGCCCACCAGCCCTACGCGCTGGTGCGAAGAGGTGTTTGCCGACTGCGGCGGAAAAAATGCCCGTTTTGGCGGTGAGGGCGAAGCGGCGGAAATTCTTTGCGGCTACCTGACCTTCGATGCCTCGGGGGCTGACCCTCTGCTCTCGCTGCTGCCCGATGTAGTCACCGTGCCTGCCGACGCAACCCGGTTCTCCGCTGCTCGAAGCCACGCTCAACCTGCTGGCGCTGGAGACGCTGGAACAGAATCTGGGGTCACGCATCGTAATCAGCCGTCTGGCGGACGTGCTGTTTGTTCAGGCGATTCGGGCGCATTGTCTGCGTGAACAGCCGCAACAGGGCTGGATGGCGGCGCTGGCAGATGCCAGGCTAAGAGGCGTGATTCAGAAAATGCATCAGAACATGGCGCATGGCTGGACGCTGCCGCAGCTTGCCACGCAGGCTGGCATGTCGCGCTCGTCCTTTGCC
It encodes:
- a CDS encoding alcohol dehydrogenase catalytic domain-containing protein — its product is MFSYRLERFGSLDGLTLREESPPRVGRNQVLIKVRACSLNYRDLAILHGTGTLSPRPGLIPLSDGVGEVVEKGEAVSLFNLGDRVAGSFFPIGQQAP
- a CDS encoding cupin domain-containing protein yields the protein MDPLDDVFAAMRLQSALYSRLIPRAPWGVSFVKSQSIRFGFMVAGSGWLVVEGVQEPVFLQQGEGFIVKPQILFSLRDAPTSPTRWCEEVFADCGGKNARFGGEGEAAEILCGYLTFDASGADPLLSLLPDVVTVPADATRFSAARSHAQPAGAGDAGTESGVTHRNQPSGGRAVCSGDSGALSA
- a CDS encoding helix-turn-helix domain-containing protein is translated as MEQNLGSRIVISRLADVLFVQAIRAHCLREQPQQGWMAALADARLRGVIQKMHQNMAHGWTLPQLATQAGMSRSSFAAYFKSVTGGTPGEYLTQWRMYRTRCLLRHPQLTLTTIAERVGYDSAITLGRAFKRFQGMTPGEYRQQLTLK